The DNA segment GAAGCTCCTCAGGCCGAGGAACCGAAAACTCCTGAGCCTGCTCCAGTAACTCCCGAGACAATCGCAGAGAAGGATTCGGACGCTACACCCGAGGCTACTAGTGCAGAGTCTGAAGGAACGACTGAGGCCAAAGAAGCCGTTGTAGCACCGACTGAAACACCGACATTAGAAGAATCACAAAATAAGGCGATCGCCGCCACAGAGCCAGCCGCCGACCTTACAGAAGCAGAGACAGTAAAAGCCGCTGTTACACCTAGTGCGAATCCTGAGAAAAAAGGATTTTCCTTGGGGCGTATCTTTGGACGTAAAGAAAAAGTAGAACCAGCCACAACAAATCCCCAAGATCTCAACGAGATTTTTTCAGAAACAAGTGAAGCTACCGAAATCCTGGCAGAGACAGAACCCGAGGCGATCGCCTCTGCCCCAGAAATTTTGACAGACATAGCTTCAGAAAAACCATCGACCGATGTTCCATCCGAAGAAATTACCACATCCCTAGAGCCGACAACCGAAGAACCAGAAACAGAAAAAACCGACGCGACGGCAACAGAAAAGAAAGAAGACAGTTAAATATTAGGGATAGAGTCAAGAATTCGTTATGATCTTTGCTGATAGTTTGTAGTTGATAGTTGCCCTATGGATACCAGAGCTTTTAAAC comes from the [Limnothrix rosea] IAM M-220 genome and includes:
- a CDS encoding Ycf66 family protein — translated: MLAQGLAIAVAIGSALLFLTAFLFPKLHRQDDFFWSAVGLFYALILWVCAGQIVGAVLLGQLASVVLLGWFAWETLRLRQAIIDPAKIPNLDQVSLVGYVKGKFKRSPAPPTAKKTVATTPKPEEKAAETNKSSETKETEAPQAEEPKTPEPAPVTPETIAEKDSDATPEATSAESEGTTEAKEAVVAPTETPTLEESQNKAIAATEPAADLTEAETVKAAVTPSANPEKKGFSLGRIFGRKEKVEPATTNPQDLNEIFSETSEATEILAETEPEAIASAPEILTDIASEKPSTDVPSEEITTSLEPTTEEPETEKTDATATEKKEDS